CGCCCAGCAGGCCGCCAGCCGGCTGAACGACGGCCGCATCAAAGGCAAGAGCGTGAAGGTGCGGGTGCTGGAGGACTGAAAAGCGGAGCGCCCGAAGCCGCGCTCAGGTTTCTTCCCGGACCTCGATGCACAGCTGCTGAACGCTGGCGCCGTGCACCCCGGCCACGGCGCGCACACGCAGTGCCCGGCCCGCCTCCAGCGGGATGCGGCGGTGGTAGTCCAGGCCGTCGGTGAAGCCGGGGCTGGCGCTGGGGATGCGGCGCGACCACTGGCGTTTGCCGTCGATCTCCACCGTGAGTTCGTGCCAGGGCCCGTCAAAGCCGGCGGGCACGCGCACGATCAGGGTGACGTCCACGTCGAACACGCGGCGCCGGTCCAGCGCGTCGGGAACGTCGATCACCGCGACCGAGCCGCTGCCCACGTCGCAACGCCAGTGTTCGGGTGCCGTATTGTTCGATGAAAAGCGTTGTTTCATGGGCCGATTCTGGCAAAACCTGGGCAGGCCCTGACCGCGCAGGGGCACAAGTGCGCTACCGCACAGACCGGCACCCGCCGCGCTTTCGATACTTGCCCCGGTACGCCAACAGGGCCGGGAGGGCGGCCTGCCCCACAGGGCCGGCAGCGGCCTGTCCGGGCGGCTTGGGCGCGCCTGTCCAGCATCACCCGGCCATCGGTGGGCAACAACACAACGATGACACACAAAAACGCTCGAATGCCCATACCATGGTGCACGGTCGCATCTGGATTTCTTCATGTCTGAAGAGCGCATCAGCGAGGCTTCTCCCACCGCGTCGATCGGCAACACGCCCGATCAGCGGCGCTGGGCGGTTTTGCGCCGCCACCCGCGCCGCGCGGCGGCCCTGACCCTGGTGCTGCTGTGCGGAGCGTCGGTCCTCTTCGTGTGGCATGAGGCGCAGACTTCCGACCTGCAGGCCAAAAAGCTGAGCCGCTACGCCGCCGCGCTGGGGTATGAAATGGCCCCCGGCCCGGCCGAGGCCATCCGCTTTCCCACCCACGGCCCGTTTGACCAGCGGATGGGCTACACCCGCATTCCGGCCTTCGTGGCCAGCCTCCAGTCGCATGGGTTCGAGGTCACCGAGCAGGCCCGCCAGAACGACGCCTTGCAGGCCCACCTGGAACGCGGCCTGTTCGCCCCCTATGTGGAGAAAACCCACACCGGCCTGACGGTGCTGGACTGCGGACGCACCGCGCTGCACCGCTTCCGCTACCCCTACCGGCGCTTCGAGCACTTTGAGAGCGTGCCGCCGCTGGTGGTCCAGGCGCTGCTGTTCATCGAAAACCGCGATCTGCTCGACCCCGAGCGCCCGCACCTGAACCCGGCGGTCGACTGGCCACGTTTTACCCGCGCGGTGCTCGGGCAACTGGGCAACAAGATCAACGACGACATCGACACCCAGGGCGGCAGCACGCTGGCCACGCAGATCGAGAAATACCGCCACTCGCCCGACGGCATCACGCACGACGCGCGCGAAAAACTGCGGCAGATGGCCTCGGCCGCGGTGCGCGCCTACCGGGCCGGCGAAGACACCCTGGCCGCGCGCCACCAGCTGGTGCTGGACTACCTGAACACGGTGCCGCTGTCGGCCGCGCCGCGCCACGGCGAGGTGCACGGTCTGGGCGACGGTCTGTGGGTGTGGTTCGGCACCGACCTGGAGCAGGTCCGCACCCTGCTGCAGCCCACTCCCGGCCCGGTGGAGCAGCCGACGGCACGGGCCCAGGTGTTGCGCCAGGTGGTGGCCCTGCTGATCGCGCACCGCCGGCCGTCGTGGTACCTGGCCCAGGGGCGCGAAGACCTGAACCAGGCGACCGACGCCCACCTGCGCCTGCTGGCCGCGCAGGGCATCATCGAGCCCGCCTGGCGCGACGCCGCCCTGCAGCAGAAGCTGCGGTTTCGCAACATGGCGAGCAGCCCGCCGCTGCCGCCGCCCCACCCGGACAAGGGCAGCGCCGTCCTGCGGGTCCGTCTGGCCAGCATGCTGGGCACCTCCCTGTACGAGCTGGACCGGCTGGACGCGCGCGTGGGCACCACGCTCAACGGCAAGCTGCAGGACACGGTCGACGACTACCTGGCCCGTTTGACCGACCCCGCGTTCGCCCGCTCGCAGGAGCTCATCGGCGAGCGCCTGCTGCAGCCCGCCACGTTGGGCGCGGTCCGCTACAGCTTCACGCTGCTGGAGAGCACCGACCAGGGCAACATGATCCGGGTACAGACCGACACCACCCGCCAGCCCCTGGACATCAACGAAGGCAGCAAGCTGGAGCTGGGCTCCACCGCCAAGCTGCGCGTGCTGGCGACCTACCTGGAGCTGGTGGCCCAGTTGCACGACAAGCTCGCGCCACTGGAGCCGGCGCAACTGAAGGCCACCCCGATCAGCCGCCAGGACAGCCTCTCGCGCTGGGCGGTCCAGTACCTGTCCGCCAGCAGCGACCGCAGCCTGAGCGCCATGCTCGACGCGTCCATGGAGCGCCGCTTCTCGGCCAACCCGGGTGAACAGTTCTTCACCGGCGGCGGCCTGCACAGCTTCCACAACTTCAACGACGACGACGACCCCCGCGAGTTTTCCGTGCGCGAGGCCATGCAGGCCTCCATCAACCTGCCCTTCGTGCGGCTGCTGCGCGAGGTGGTGCGCCACACCATGTACCAGGTGCCCGGCAGCACCGCCCGCCTGCTGGAGGACGACAGCGACCCCCGCCGGGAAGCCTACCTGGCGCTGTTCGCCGACCGCGAGGGCCAGACCTTCCTGCGCCGCTTCTGGCGCAAGACCGACCAGCGCACCCCCGACGAGCTGCAGGCCGTGCTGCTCGACGGACTGCGCCCCAGCGCCGACCGGCTGGCCGCCGTGTTCCGTTACCTGAATCCACAGGCACCGCCCGAGGCCCTGGGCGCCTACCTGGCGACGCGCCTGGGCGAGCGGGCGCCCGACGCGCGCCGGGTGGCAAAGCTGCACCAGCGCTACGCGCCCGAGGCCTTCGACCTGCCCGACCGCGGCTACGTGGCCCGCGTCCACCCGCTGGAACTCTGGCTGGTGGCCTACCGGGTGCAGCACCCCCAGGCCACCCTCAGCGACGCGATCGCCGCCAGCGCCGCCGAGCGCCAGGCGGTCTACCGCTGGCTGTTCCGAACGCGCGCCAAGGATGCGCAGGACTCCCGCATCTACACCATGCTGGAGGTGGAGGCCTTTCTGGACATCCACCGCCGCTGGACCCGCCTGGGCTACCCCTTCAGCCACCTGGTGCCCTCGCTGGCCACGGCCCTGGGCAGCTCGGGCGACCGGCCCGCCGCGCTGGCGGAGCTGATGGGCATCATCGTCAACAACGGCGTGCGCCTGCCCACGCACCGCCTGTCGGACCTGCGCCTGGCCGAAGGCACGCCCTGGGAAACCGCGCTGAAGCAGACGCAGGCCCAGGGCGAGCGGGTGATGGCGCCCGAGGTGGCCCAGGCGCTGCGGCGCGCGCTCTCCGAGGTGGTGGAACGGGGCACCGCCCGGCGCCTGGCGGGCAGCTTCCGCACGGACTCCGGGGAAGACCTGTCGCCCGGCGGCAAGACCGGCACCGGCGACAACCGCGTGGTGGTGCGCGGGCGCAGCACCACCGCCCTGAACCGCACCGCCACCTTCGTGTTCTACCTGGGGCCGCGGCACTTCGGCACCGTGACCGCCTACGTGGTGGGGCCCAACGCCGCCCAATACCGATTCACCTCGGGCCTGCCGGTGCAGATCCTGCGCTCCATGGGCCCGCTGCTGATGCCCCATCTGGACAGCACACCCGAGGGCGGCTGCCCTCAGGCCCCTTGAAGGACAACACCCCCGCCGCGCTGCGCGCGACCCCCTCAAAGGGGGCGGCACTGGCCGTCCGGCAAAGCCGGCCCGGCGGTGCCCTGGGCTGGACCGTTTCACGCGTTGCGGATCGCGCTCCGGTGCCATGAAAGACGGGAAACGTTCTGCCCATACGCTTGGTTGGGAAGTGGTCGAAAATAGCCCCATGAACGAACCCCAAGCCCTCACCCAACCACCCCTGCCCGACCACCTGTCCATCGACCCGCGCAGCCCGCACCACGTGGCGGCCGTGTTCCAGCACGACATCGGCATCCGCTTCAACGACCAGGAGCGCTTTGATGTCGCCGAGTACTGCATCAGCGAAGGCTGGGTCAAAGTGCCCGCCGGCAAGACGCTGGACCGCAAGGGCCAGCCGCTGATGATCCGGCTCAAGGGCAAGGTCGAGGTGTTCTACAAATAGTCGGACACACCGCCCCGGACCTCCCCCACATACAAAGACACGCCATGCAACTCATCGGAATGCTGGACTCCCCCTACGTGCGCCGCGTCGCCATTTCCCTGCACCTGCTGGAGCTGCCGTTCGAACACCAGCCCCTGTCCGTGTTCAGCACCTTTGAGCAGTTCCGGGCCATCAACCCGGTGGTGAAAGCGCCCACCCTGGTGTGCGACGACGGCTCGGTGCTGATGGACTCGTCGCTGATCCTGGAATACGTCGAATCGCTCGGTGGCCGCAGCCTGATGCCGAACGATCTGGCCGCGCGCCGCGAAGTCCTGCGCCTGACGGGGCTTGCGCTGGCCGCGTGCGAGAAGTCGGTGCAGATCGTCTACGAGCAGCGGCTGCGGCCGGCCGAAAAACAGCACCAGCCCTGGCTGGACCGGGTGCAGGGTCAGTTGCTGTCGGCCTATGGGTTGCTGGAGCAGGCCGTGGAAAGCGCCCCGCCGCCGCTGGCGCCACAGCAGATCAGCCAGGCGGGTGTGAGCGTGGCCGTGGCCTGGGCCTTCACCCAACACGTGTTGCCCGGTGTGGTGTCGCCCGAGCGCCATCCCGCGCTGCAGGCCTTCAGCGAACAGGCCGAGCAACTGGCGGCGTTCCGGGCCTGCCCGCAATGAGCGCTGCCCCGGCCCCGCGGGTGCGGCGGCAGAGCCACTGAAGGAGAGCACGGATGCGCCGCCGATTTTTTCTGCCCACCGTCCTTTGCGGGGCACTGAGCCCGCGGGCCTGGGCCGCGCCAGCCGACGCCGAACCGCAACCCCCGACCGCGCCCCGCTACACGGTGTCGCCCGATCAATTGCAGAGCGCAGTGGCGCAGCGTTTTCCCTTGCGTTACCCGATACCCGGTCTGCTGAACCTGGACCTGCGCACGCCGCGCCTGCGCCTGCTGTCCGCGCAGAATCGCCTGGGCGCCGAGATGACGGTGGACGCCGCCGGCCCGGCCCTGAACCGCAGCCACCGGGGCACCTTCGAGGTCGATTTCGCGCTGCGCTACGAGGCCAGCGACCGCACGATCCGCGCCCACCAGCTGCGCTTTTACCGCCTGCGTTTTCCCAGCCTGCAACCGGGCGTGGTGGACATGCTCAACACCTACGGCCCCACCCTGGCCGAGCAGTCGCTGCAGGAACTGGTGCTGCACCAGCTGCGCCCCCAAGACCTGGCCATGGCCGACGTGCTGGGCCTGCGCCCGGGCAGCATCACGGTCACGGACGAAGGCCTGGTGATCGGCTTCGTGGTGAAACCGCTGTAGGCGCCCGGCGCCAAGCCCCAGCGTCTGCGCGGGCGGCCGCCCTGCGGACGTGGTCCCGGGTGCGATACTTCGCCCCATTCAAGAACTCGACATGGAACAGGGACGACGGATGCGCACGACCACATGGACCTTGCGGCGGATTCTGAAATGGGCCGGGTTCGGGTTGCTGGGGCTGATCGTGGGTCTGCCCACCGTGCTCTACCTCGCCTTCCTGGGCATTCAGGAAGCCAGTGAACGGCAGTGGCTGGGCAAAGCCCCCACGCACGAAGCCATCGACGCGCGTTCGCGCGAGCCCCACCCGGTGGCCCTGCTCGACGTGGGGTTCGACTCGCTCGCCGCGCGCATGCGGATGATCGAGGAAGCCCGGGAATCCATCGAACTCGAGTTCTTCATCTACGAGATCGACACCGCCAGCCGACTGGTCACGCAGGCGCTGGCGCGCAAGGCGCAGCAGGGTGTGCGGGTGCGCATTCTGGTGGACTTCGCGCTGCCCATCTTCAAACTGGCGCCGCAGTACGCCGAGACCCTGAAGGCCGCGGGCGTGGAGGTGCGGTACTACAACACCGCGGGCATGGCCCGGTTCTTCGCGTCGAACCACCGCACCCACCGCAAGCTGCTGGTGGTGGACCGCCAGAAGGCGATCATTGGCGGGCGAAACATCGCCAACGACTACTTCGACCTCTCGGAGGCCTACAACTTCCTCGACAGCGACATGCTCATCCACGGCCCCATCGTGGGGGCGATCGCCGACAGCTTCGAGCTGTACTGGCGCTCGGACTGGGTGGCCCGGCCCGAGGACGTGACGCCGGACGCCACCCCGGGCACGGGGCAAGGCCTGCTGGGCGGCGCGTCGCCACAGGAAGAAGCCCTGGCCGCCGAGCTCCGGCAACACCAGCCCCAGCACCAGATGTCCACCTGCAACGACATCCACTTCGTCACCGACTACCCGGGCTCCGGCGTCGAGCGGCGCAAGGTCTATCTGGAAATTGCCCGGCTGGTCCAGGAGGCGCGCCAGCAGATCATGGTGGAGAGCCCCTACCTGGTGCTGCGCGACGACGGCATGGCGCTGCTGCGCGGCGTGGTGCAGCGGGGCGTCAAGCTGCAGTTCCTGACCAACAGCCTGCATTCCACCGACGCCTACTACACCGTCGCCAGCCTGGCCCATTCGCTGGACGCGCTGAAGATGCCCAACCTGGAGGTCTGGGCTTACCAGGGCAACCCGCTCGCCAGCGGGCTGCGACCCTCGGCCTCCCGACGCTGGGGCGTGCACGCCAAACGCGCGGTGTTCGACGACCACACCGTGGTGGTCGGCACCTACAACATGGACCCGCGCTCGGCCAACCTGAATTCCGAACTGATCGTGGTCTGCCGCAACAACGCGTTTCTCGCGAAGACCATGATCCAGGACATGCAGGCCCGCATGGCGCAGTCCCGCGCGATCGTGGGCACGGCCGATGCCGGCGGGCTCGACGCCCTGACCGACGGCGCCGACGACGAGGCCATCTCCCGCATGCGCCGCATCGCGCCGATCGCCAACTGGCTGGATTTCCTGATGTGACGCCCGGCGCCGCTCAGCCCCGCGGGTGGTGCTGGGCCACGATGCTCTTGAGGCGTTCGCGCGCCACGTGGGTGTAGATCGTGGTGGTGGAAATGTCGGCGTGGCCCAGCAGCATCTGCACCGCGCGCAGGTCGGCGCCGTGGTTGAGCAGGTGGGTGGCGAAGGCGTGGCGCAGGGTGTGGGGCGAGAGCGGCGTGGTGATGCCGGCCTGCTGGGCGTAGCGCTTCACCAGGTTCCAGAACATCACCCGGCTCATGGCCTCGCCCGCGCGGGTGCCGCGCGAGGTCACGAACAGGTCTTCGCTCTGTTGCCCGCCCAGGATCTCCTTGCGCCCCTGCGCCAGATAGCGCTGCAGCCACTGGCCGGCGATCTGGCCGAACGGCACCAGGCGCTCCTTGTTGCCCTTGCCGGTGATGCGCAGCACGTGTTCGTTGTGGCCCACGTGAAAGGTCTTGAGCTGCACCAGCTCGCTCACGCGCAGGCCGCTGGCGTACATCAGCTCCAGCATGGCACGGTCGCGCTGGCCCAGCGGGGTGCCGGTGTCGGGCGCGTTGAGCAGGGCCTCCACCTGGGCCTCCGACAGGGTCTTGGGCACCCGCATGGGCTGGCGCGCGGCCACCAGGCGCAGCGTGGGGTCGGCGCTGATGAGGCGCTCGCGCAACGCCCAACGGAAGTAGCGCTTGAACACGGTGAGCCGCCGGTTCGCGGTGGTGGCGCGGGTCTGGGCGTGGCGCGCGGCGAAATAGGCGTTGATGTCGGCCTCCGCGGTCTGCGGCAGGGCCTTGCCGTGTCCGGCCAGCCACTGGCCGTAGAGCGTGAGGTCGCGCCGGTAGGCGTCGAGCGTGTTGCGCGAGAGACCTTCTTCGAGCCAGAGGGCGTCGACAAAGGCCCCGACGCTCGCCTCGCTGCTGGCCACCAGGGCGAGGTCCATCAATCGAGCTTGAGCTTCTGTTTGGTCACCACGTCCTTGTAGACCTCGAACTCGGCCTTGATCTGAGCGGCAAACTGATCGGGCGTGTTGGCCACGATCAGCGAACCCGTGTCTTCAATGCGCTTTTTCACCGCTGGGTCGGTCAGCGCCTGCTTGGTGGCGTTGTAGATTTTGTCAACCACGTCCTTGGGCAGGCCCTTGGGAGCGATGATGCCGTAATAGGCCATGCGATTCACCGGCTCCAGGCCCACTTCCTTGAAGGTGGGGACGTCCGGCAGCGAGGCCACCCGTTGGGGCGCGGCCACCACCAGCGGGATCAGGCGGCCGGCCTTGATGTGAGGCAGTGCCGACGGCAGGTTGTCGAAAATGATCGC
This Hydrogenophaga taeniospiralis DNA region includes the following protein-coding sequences:
- a CDS encoding DUF1439 domain-containing protein is translated as MRRRFFLPTVLCGALSPRAWAAPADAEPQPPTAPRYTVSPDQLQSAVAQRFPLRYPIPGLLNLDLRTPRLRLLSAQNRLGAEMTVDAAGPALNRSHRGTFEVDFALRYEASDRTIRAHQLRFYRLRFPSLQPGVVDMLNTYGPTLAEQSLQELVLHQLRPQDLAMADVLGLRPGSITVTDEGLVIGFVVKPL
- a CDS encoding phospholipase D-like domain-containing protein; this encodes MRTTTWTLRRILKWAGFGLLGLIVGLPTVLYLAFLGIQEASERQWLGKAPTHEAIDARSREPHPVALLDVGFDSLAARMRMIEEARESIELEFFIYEIDTASRLVTQALARKAQQGVRVRILVDFALPIFKLAPQYAETLKAAGVEVRYYNTAGMARFFASNHRTHRKLLVVDRQKAIIGGRNIANDYFDLSEAYNFLDSDMLIHGPIVGAIADSFELYWRSDWVARPEDVTPDATPGTGQGLLGGASPQEEALAAELRQHQPQHQMSTCNDIHFVTDYPGSGVERRKVYLEIARLVQEARQQIMVESPYLVLRDDGMALLRGVVQRGVKLQFLTNSLHSTDAYYTVASLAHSLDALKMPNLEVWAYQGNPLASGLRPSASRRWGVHAKRAVFDDHTVVVGTYNMDPRSANLNSELIVVCRNNAFLAKTMIQDMQARMAQSRAIVGTADAGGLDALTDGADDEAISRMRRIAPIANWLDFLM
- the xerD gene encoding site-specific tyrosine recombinase XerD, producing MDLALVASSEASVGAFVDALWLEEGLSRNTLDAYRRDLTLYGQWLAGHGKALPQTAEADINAYFAARHAQTRATTANRRLTVFKRYFRWALRERLISADPTLRLVAARQPMRVPKTLSEAQVEALLNAPDTGTPLGQRDRAMLELMYASGLRVSELVQLKTFHVGHNEHVLRITGKGNKERLVPFGQIAGQWLQRYLAQGRKEILGGQQSEDLFVTSRGTRAGEAMSRVMFWNLVKRYAQQAGITTPLSPHTLRHAFATHLLNHGADLRAVQMLLGHADISTTTIYTHVARERLKSIVAQHHPRG
- a CDS encoding glutathione S-transferase translates to MQLIGMLDSPYVRRVAISLHLLELPFEHQPLSVFSTFEQFRAINPVVKAPTLVCDDGSVLMDSSLILEYVESLGGRSLMPNDLAARREVLRLTGLALAACEKSVQIVYEQRLRPAEKQHQPWLDRVQGQLLSAYGLLEQAVESAPPPLAPQQISQAGVSVAVAWAFTQHVLPGVVSPERHPALQAFSEQAEQLAAFRACPQ
- a CDS encoding transglycosylase domain-containing protein, whose translation is MSEERISEASPTASIGNTPDQRRWAVLRRHPRRAAALTLVLLCGASVLFVWHEAQTSDLQAKKLSRYAAALGYEMAPGPAEAIRFPTHGPFDQRMGYTRIPAFVASLQSHGFEVTEQARQNDALQAHLERGLFAPYVEKTHTGLTVLDCGRTALHRFRYPYRRFEHFESVPPLVVQALLFIENRDLLDPERPHLNPAVDWPRFTRAVLGQLGNKINDDIDTQGGSTLATQIEKYRHSPDGITHDAREKLRQMASAAVRAYRAGEDTLAARHQLVLDYLNTVPLSAAPRHGEVHGLGDGLWVWFGTDLEQVRTLLQPTPGPVEQPTARAQVLRQVVALLIAHRRPSWYLAQGREDLNQATDAHLRLLAAQGIIEPAWRDAALQQKLRFRNMASSPPLPPPHPDKGSAVLRVRLASMLGTSLYELDRLDARVGTTLNGKLQDTVDDYLARLTDPAFARSQELIGERLLQPATLGAVRYSFTLLESTDQGNMIRVQTDTTRQPLDINEGSKLELGSTAKLRVLATYLELVAQLHDKLAPLEPAQLKATPISRQDSLSRWAVQYLSASSDRSLSAMLDASMERRFSANPGEQFFTGGGLHSFHNFNDDDDPREFSVREAMQASINLPFVRLLREVVRHTMYQVPGSTARLLEDDSDPRREAYLALFADREGQTFLRRFWRKTDQRTPDELQAVLLDGLRPSADRLAAVFRYLNPQAPPEALGAYLATRLGERAPDARRVAKLHQRYAPEAFDLPDRGYVARVHPLELWLVAYRVQHPQATLSDAIAASAAERQAVYRWLFRTRAKDAQDSRIYTMLEVEAFLDIHRRWTRLGYPFSHLVPSLATALGSSGDRPAALAELMGIIVNNGVRLPTHRLSDLRLAEGTPWETALKQTQAQGERVMAPEVAQALRRALSEVVERGTARRLAGSFRTDSGEDLSPGGKTGTGDNRVVVRGRSTTALNRTATFVFYLGPRHFGTVTAYVVGPNAAQYRFTSGLPVQILRSMGPLLMPHLDSTPEGGCPQAP
- a CDS encoding DUF3297 family protein, whose amino-acid sequence is MNEPQALTQPPLPDHLSIDPRSPHHVAAVFQHDIGIRFNDQERFDVAEYCISEGWVKVPAGKTLDRKGQPLMIRLKGKVEVFYK